From a single Ischnura elegans chromosome 7, ioIscEleg1.1, whole genome shotgun sequence genomic region:
- the LOC124162862 gene encoding uncharacterized protein LOC124162862 codes for MCVLFIFVDSVDGQDVIPIGSGVVFERAQDVVITDKTWALVINFDLGEVQKEYVKLVDAFAELRKKAELTRGVSMGRGYKIALNRMEVEYSRVKEELETLVDLVKKKRVRRGWIDAGGSLLKMVLGTADAEDLRQLNGRIEKLEREGGDAHAAIGAQLLVLKGMEGRVANNTRFLRSLVDEYIDYRNKSQLRFNQSEANYRELREMVMTEDALRQVGHALVNARIDLTGLRIALESSVYNRLSSILITPNKYLECLRRIRDSLRPPLRMLSACEHETLYVYYEIARVTVVVVGETLRVIIKIPVVGDGGILELYRVHTFPIKYPGLDVYGQWRVGEYLLISKDRAYFAIAGVDELQKCREGPIYTCHGLGEKSTRTRTIDARNVRVVVNEERDDGASDGEDNIA; via the exons ATGTgtgttttgtttatatttgtgGATTCTGTAGATGGGCAAGATGTGATTCCAATAGGGAGTGGAGTGGTGTTTGAGCGGGCGCAAGACGTGGTGATAACTGATAAAACGTGGGCGTTGGTTATCAATTTTGATTTGGGAGAGGTACAGAAGGAGTATGTTAAATTAGTTGACGCGTTtgcagaattgagaaaaaaagccGAATTAACTCGAGGGGTATCCATGGGAAGGGGATACAAAATTGCTCTAAATAGGATGGAAGTGGAGTATTCAAGGGTGAAAGAGGAATTAGAGACCCTAGTGGATTTGGTGAAAAAAAAGAGAGTAAGAAGAGGCTGGATTGATGCAGGAGGATCCCTTCTAAAAATGGTTCTCGGAACAGCTGACGCAGAGGATTTGAGACAGCTAAATGGGAGAATTGAGAAGcttgagagggaggggggagatgcTCATGCAGCTATAGGTGCTCAATTGTTGGttctgaaaggaatggaaggACGAGTGGCAAATAACACGCGCTTCTTAAGGAGTTTGGTTGACGAGTATATTGATTACAGGAACAAGTCGCAATTGAGGTTTAATCAGTCGGAGGCCAACTATAGGGAACTACGGGAGATGGTGATGACCGAAGATGCTCTGAGGCAGGTGGGTCACGCCTTAGTCAATGCTAGGATTGACTTGACCGGGCTGAGAATTGCATTGGAGAGTAGTGTTTATAATAGACTTAGTAGCATCTTAATCacaccaaataaatatttagagtgTCTCAGACGAATCAGAGATAGTTTACGGCCcccattgagaatgttgtccGCATGTGAGCATGAGACgctatatgtatattatgagatCGCACGGGTGACGGTCGTAGTGGTGGGTGAGACGTTGAGGGTTATAATAAAGATTCCGGTGGTTGGAGACGGCGGTATTCTGGAGTTGTATCGAGTCCACACTTTCCCTATTAAATACCCAGGATTAGACGTCTACGGTCAGTGGAGAGTGGGGGAATATCTGCTTATCTCGAAAGACAGAGCTTATTTTGCTATCGCGGGGGTGGATGAGCTCCAAAAATGTCGAGAAGGACCTATATATAC ATGCCATGGGTTGGGCGAGAAATCCACTCGTACGAGGACTATCGATGCTAGGAACGTACGCGTAGTGGTTAATGAGGAGAGAGATGATGGGGCAAGCGATGGTGAAGATAATATTGCTTAG